One genomic segment of Vibrio penaeicida includes these proteins:
- a CDS encoding late competence development ComFB family protein, translating to MKISVDVHNYMETLVGNRLGEPDYSESYDSEQLADLACIALNQLRPIYIRHDIDFLSALPEERLVVLRKQVDDALIAAESMIKDDRRKRTEDSIPVIFTKPRRHDDDELEWYEVPILKKKEE from the coding sequence ATGAAAATAAGCGTCGATGTGCACAACTATATGGAGACATTAGTAGGAAACCGTCTAGGAGAACCTGACTATTCAGAAAGTTATGATAGTGAGCAACTTGCCGATTTGGCTTGTATTGCATTAAACCAATTACGTCCAATTTATATTCGACATGATATAGATTTTTTGTCCGCATTGCCTGAGGAGCGTCTTGTTGTCTTGAGAAAACAGGTTGACGATGCGCTCATAGCAGCGGAAAGCATGATAAAAGATGATCGCCGTAAGCGAACTGAAGATAGTATTCCTGTTATTTTTACCAAACCTAGACGGCATGATGACGATGAATTAGAGTGGTACGAAGTACCAATCCTAAAAAAGAAAGAAGAATAA
- a CDS encoding protein adenylyltransferase SelO translates to MHTWKGAKLSHPFINLPQHFFTEVDPTSLENVRWVDWNTPLAMHLGFPKKPDDEMLSILSGSTSLTTYPSIAMKYVGHQFGSYNPDLGDGRGLLLCQVHADESQYDIHIKGAGLTPYSRQGDGRAVLRSSIREYLMSEAMHSLKIPTSRALGLIVSDTPVYREQVEQGAVCIRIAKTHIRFGHFEYLYYTSQHDDLRLFADYVIDQYFPLARSSGSPYLSFFKDVVSRTASMIAHWQAIGFAHGVMNTDNMSILGETFDYGPFGMMEKFDPSFICNHSDYQGRYAFDNQPSIGLWNLTALAQSLSPLVEKQELESALDDYYSHLTKEYSLHMRAKLGLAESETGDTELFNELFALMKSQEADYTNTFRALSNVDKVGAEDFLAQFAETSPAIAWFDNYEKRLERESSEVGLRCLTMRATNPKYILRNYMAQHAIDMANQGDYSEVKRLRLLLEAPFSDESGLEKDTHPAPDWAQGLALSCSS, encoded by the coding sequence ATGCATACTTGGAAAGGCGCCAAACTCTCTCACCCCTTCATAAACTTACCGCAGCACTTTTTTACTGAGGTGGATCCAACTTCGTTAGAAAATGTGCGCTGGGTTGATTGGAATACGCCGCTAGCAATGCATTTAGGATTCCCCAAAAAACCAGACGATGAAATGTTGTCCATTCTTTCAGGCTCAACATCACTGACGACATACCCTTCAATTGCAATGAAATATGTTGGTCACCAATTTGGGTCTTACAACCCTGATTTAGGTGATGGGCGTGGTTTGCTCCTGTGTCAGGTTCACGCAGACGAATCTCAATATGATATTCATATAAAAGGAGCAGGTTTAACACCCTATTCTCGTCAAGGAGATGGAAGAGCAGTTTTGCGTTCCAGTATCCGCGAATATCTGATGTCCGAGGCTATGCATAGCCTAAAGATACCGACCAGCAGAGCGCTTGGTTTAATCGTGAGTGATACCCCCGTTTACCGAGAGCAAGTGGAACAAGGTGCTGTATGCATCCGTATTGCCAAAACACACATCAGATTTGGTCACTTTGAGTACTTATATTATACCAGCCAACATGACGATCTTAGATTGTTTGCTGATTATGTTATCGACCAATATTTTCCATTGGCTCGATCGTCAGGCTCCCCTTACCTTTCGTTTTTCAAAGACGTTGTCTCGCGCACAGCATCTATGATCGCCCATTGGCAGGCTATTGGTTTTGCTCATGGGGTGATGAATACCGATAACATGTCCATTCTAGGCGAAACGTTTGATTACGGTCCTTTCGGGATGATGGAAAAATTCGATCCATCCTTTATTTGCAATCACTCGGATTACCAAGGTCGATACGCGTTTGATAATCAACCATCGATCGGTTTATGGAATTTAACCGCATTGGCACAGTCACTATCGCCACTAGTAGAAAAACAAGAATTAGAGAGTGCGCTTGATGATTATTATTCACACCTCACCAAAGAATATAGCCTACATATGAGAGCAAAATTGGGCCTCGCCGAATCTGAAACCGGAGATACCGAATTGTTCAATGAGTTGTTCGCGTTAATGAAATCGCAAGAAGCGGATTATACCAACACTTTTCGTGCTCTTTCTAATGTCGATAAAGTAGGTGCTGAAGATTTTTTGGCACAATTTGCTGAAACTTCACCAGCAATAGCTTGGTTTGATAACTATGAGAAAAGGCTAGAAAGAGAATCAAGCGAAGTAGGTCTACGTTGTCTAACAATGCGTGCAACCAATCCAAAATACATCCTAAGAAATTATATGGCTCAACATGCAATTGATATGGCGAATCAAGGCGACTATTCGGAAGTGAAGCGTTTAAGACTTTTGCTTGAAGCCCCTTTTTCAGATGAATCTGGGCTGGAAAAAGACACACATCCAGCTCCTGATTGGGCTCAAGGCTTAGCTCTTAGCTGTTCTTCATGA
- a CDS encoding OmpA family protein, with translation MKKQLVVLTLLSSLPFTASSQVYLGGKVGASSLSNSCAVSTGCDDDGSGYGVYLGYQLLDNVALELGYDDYGQFKSNYLNGGTLKNLEGSMTAITFAPKFNISLSEDVDFFSKLGAGYSTYDEAKDDLNLLAGLGFEGKITEALRARIEYQLMTEINAGPADDSTASMFTLGLNYHFGAKAKPAPVAKAEPRPVAEPAPAPAPVVEEKKPEPPKKQTITFQSQQDVSLFETGSSKLSAVGTRRFESVATLLTTYPQSKVDVVGHTDSRGSAKFNQKLSEERAQAVADYFVAKGVDSSRITVKGDGESNPIASNDTAAGREQNRRVEVTIEEFTVEE, from the coding sequence ATGAAAAAGCAGTTAGTTGTACTTACACTACTTTCTTCACTTCCATTTACTGCCAGCTCTCAAGTTTACCTTGGTGGTAAAGTGGGTGCTTCATCTTTGTCAAACTCTTGTGCTGTGTCAACTGGATGTGATGATGACGGTTCGGGCTACGGTGTATACCTTGGATATCAGCTACTGGATAACGTCGCATTAGAGCTAGGATATGATGACTACGGTCAATTCAAATCAAACTACCTTAATGGCGGTACTCTAAAGAATTTAGAAGGGTCAATGACCGCTATTACATTTGCGCCTAAGTTCAATATTTCTTTAAGTGAAGATGTTGATTTCTTCAGTAAACTTGGTGCTGGTTACTCCACTTACGACGAAGCTAAAGATGACCTAAACCTTTTGGCAGGACTTGGCTTCGAAGGTAAAATCACCGAAGCTCTTCGTGCTCGAATTGAATACCAATTGATGACAGAAATTAATGCGGGACCAGCTGACGACAGCACAGCAAGCATGTTCACGTTAGGTCTTAATTATCATTTCGGTGCTAAAGCAAAACCAGCGCCTGTAGCGAAAGCTGAACCACGCCCAGTCGCTGAACCAGCTCCTGCACCAGCGCCTGTCGTTGAAGAAAAGAAACCAGAGCCACCTAAAAAGCAAACTATTACTTTCCAATCACAACAAGACGTAAGCTTGTTTGAAACTGGAAGCAGTAAATTAAGTGCCGTTGGTACACGTCGTTTTGAATCGGTAGCGACTCTTCTTACCACCTACCCTCAATCAAAAGTAGACGTTGTTGGTCACACCGACAGCCGCGGTAGCGCTAAATTCAACCAGAAACTATCTGAAGAACGCGCTCAAGCAGTAGCTGATTACTTCGTTGCAAAAGGTGTAGATTCTAGCCGTATTACTGTTAAAGGTGATGGCGAGTCTAATCCAATCGCTTCTAATGACACTGCAGCAGGACGCGAGCAAAACCGTCGTGTTGAAGTAACAATTGAAGAGTTCACTGTAGAAGAGTAA
- a CDS encoding GGDEF domain-containing protein, translating to MTLPAINANLVRFLFPLFLVTGILHGIDQLTPLISQNQGAIGFLPYLLFSIALILCHSFNQGRMGMIAVSMMLAYLVIQERLQVPLNFGTTKLEFSILAFLMPVSCMTVYLFPNKRFFSKTGVAYLLLLSMFMGWAYLTVEHFSQNGMDHLWEGILFSIPQVSKLPFLAVLYSVIFVGISAIMVLTRREALDYAVYNCLLLSTVTFGFFQLSYISAVFFSLAGILLIYNIMSTSHSLAFIDQLTEIPSRRALENEMGHLGRNYSIAMLDVDHFKKFNDTHGHDTGDDVLRLVAKTLKSVEGKAKVYRYGGEEFTVLFKGKTADESFPFLDELRENVASYDMVVRNRSDRPKDDKLGTKKRGSNNTEKTVNVTISIGVADSSDIKHPKKVLKAADEALYKAKKSGRNCVVTS from the coding sequence ATGACTTTACCTGCGATAAACGCAAACCTGGTCCGATTCCTATTCCCTTTATTCCTGGTAACAGGCATTCTCCATGGTATCGATCAACTTACCCCTCTTATCAGTCAAAACCAAGGTGCTATTGGGTTTCTTCCTTATCTATTGTTTTCTATCGCGCTGATCTTGTGCCACAGCTTTAACCAAGGCCGAATGGGCATGATAGCGGTATCCATGATGCTGGCATATTTGGTGATACAAGAAAGACTGCAGGTCCCACTAAATTTTGGAACGACCAAACTTGAATTCTCAATCTTGGCATTTTTAATGCCTGTCTCATGTATGACCGTTTACCTTTTCCCAAACAAACGTTTTTTTTCAAAGACGGGCGTCGCGTATTTACTTCTGCTTAGTATGTTCATGGGTTGGGCATACCTTACAGTTGAGCACTTTTCACAAAATGGGATGGATCATTTATGGGAAGGCATCTTATTTTCGATTCCCCAAGTATCAAAACTTCCATTTTTAGCGGTTTTGTACAGTGTAATTTTTGTTGGCATTTCTGCAATTATGGTACTAACACGTCGAGAAGCTCTTGATTATGCAGTATATAACTGCCTATTGTTGTCTACCGTCACGTTTGGATTCTTTCAACTGTCGTATATTTCGGCTGTGTTTTTCTCTCTTGCCGGTATTTTGCTGATATACAACATCATGTCTACTAGCCACTCACTGGCTTTTATCGATCAGTTAACCGAGATCCCCAGCCGAAGAGCATTGGAAAACGAGATGGGTCATTTAGGTCGAAATTACTCGATTGCTATGCTGGATGTTGATCACTTCAAGAAGTTCAATGATACCCATGGGCACGATACGGGAGATGATGTACTTCGTTTGGTCGCAAAGACACTTAAAAGCGTCGAAGGTAAAGCCAAAGTTTATCGTTATGGTGGTGAAGAATTCACGGTGTTATTTAAAGGAAAGACCGCAGATGAATCTTTTCCTTTTCTTGACGAATTAAGAGAAAACGTTGCCAGCTATGACATGGTTGTAAGAAATCGCTCTGATCGCCCTAAAGATGATAAATTGGGAACCAAAAAGCGAGGCTCTAATAATACTGAGAAAACAGTGAATGTGACGATAAGTATCGGTGTAGCGGATAGTTCAGATATAAAACACCCTAAAAAGGTACTTAAAGCAGCTGATGAGGCACTATATAAAGCGAAAAAAAGTGGACGAAATTGCGTCGTTACTAGTTGA
- a CDS encoding methyl-accepting chemotaxis protein, which translates to MKLRITSRIQLRHKIAFPVITVALIFTAIILLSTYQLREQNRVDRESLSQLSPAINALNSLSKSMISLRSLSEKLAFDFDSDNKRAQYSESFKKLQSEITSDVSIITASPVPEKSAVQELEQNIAHYIASQEKMYANASPSTYFFENKPDFSELEQTTWQSIWLLDASLLKHQSAISDNRESLTRQATLILEIGGAVAILIALSLAFMVSRWVSSAVVKLTESLKQIASGEADLTYRMPLESQDELGQLAKAFNSFITSLQETITEIILASNSVRAEMENIRSLTQGIVIHVSEQQSQSDQVDCAAQSLDTLNSDMSTNISTTESANATSVENLHSATDFLNKTSLSIQKLGEENVLACRVLGTLDSSVSGIVSILDVIVEIAEQTNLLALNAAIEAARAGEQGRGFAVVADEVRTLATKTQNSTDQIKGLVEALQNSANEANSAIQVSQETGAITLKQADETSTTLKLISSSIHKASESNTLFTRTAQKQLEISNDIHRNMQSIIESSYQMVEMISSAENACETLAVQCENMDNLVAKFDV; encoded by the coding sequence ATGAAACTTCGAATTACTTCACGTATCCAATTGAGGCACAAAATAGCTTTTCCAGTTATCACGGTTGCGCTTATTTTTACTGCTATCATTCTGTTGAGTACTTATCAACTACGCGAGCAAAATCGAGTTGATAGAGAATCACTTTCTCAACTTTCTCCGGCTATTAACGCGTTAAACTCCTTATCTAAATCGATGATTTCTCTAAGAAGTCTTTCCGAAAAGTTAGCTTTCGATTTCGACAGCGATAATAAACGCGCACAATACTCAGAAAGTTTTAAAAAGTTACAATCCGAAATCACCAGCGATGTTTCAATTATCACGGCGTCGCCAGTACCTGAGAAATCTGCTGTACAAGAGTTAGAACAAAACATTGCTCATTACATAGCAAGCCAAGAGAAAATGTATGCAAATGCTTCGCCTTCTACCTACTTTTTTGAAAATAAGCCAGATTTTAGCGAATTAGAGCAAACAACATGGCAATCTATCTGGTTATTGGATGCCAGTTTACTCAAGCATCAATCGGCAATATCGGATAATCGAGAGTCCCTAACTAGGCAAGCAACGCTTATTCTTGAGATCGGTGGTGCAGTTGCGATTTTAATTGCACTTTCACTTGCCTTTATGGTGAGTCGCTGGGTGAGTTCCGCCGTTGTTAAATTAACAGAATCGTTAAAGCAAATTGCATCAGGTGAAGCCGACTTAACTTATCGTATGCCACTAGAAAGCCAAGATGAGCTAGGTCAACTTGCAAAGGCATTTAATAGCTTTATTACCTCTCTTCAAGAAACGATCACAGAGATTATTCTCGCTTCTAACTCGGTAAGAGCAGAGATGGAAAATATTCGTAGTTTAACTCAAGGAATCGTTATTCATGTGTCGGAACAACAATCTCAAAGTGATCAAGTTGACTGCGCGGCACAGAGCCTTGATACGCTTAATTCCGACATGTCGACGAATATATCCACAACAGAATCCGCCAATGCTACCAGTGTAGAGAACTTACACTCTGCAACCGATTTTTTAAACAAAACAAGTCTTTCAATACAAAAGCTAGGTGAAGAGAATGTATTGGCTTGTCGGGTACTTGGAACTCTGGATAGCAGTGTAAGTGGGATCGTATCGATACTGGACGTCATCGTTGAAATTGCAGAACAAACCAATTTACTAGCGTTAAACGCTGCAATTGAAGCTGCTCGCGCTGGTGAGCAAGGGAGAGGATTCGCAGTCGTCGCAGACGAAGTTCGTACCCTCGCAACAAAAACTCAAAACAGCACCGATCAGATAAAAGGATTAGTTGAAGCGTTACAAAACAGTGCCAATGAAGCTAATTCAGCCATTCAAGTGAGCCAAGAAACGGGGGCGATAACGTTAAAACAAGCTGACGAAACCAGTACAACGCTTAAATTGATTTCTAGTAGCATCCATAAAGCATCAGAATCAAATACGTTATTTACTCGTACAGCCCAAAAACAGTTAGAGATTTCTAACGACATTCATCGAAATATGCAAAGTATTATAGAAAGTAGCTACCAAATGGTTGAAATGATAAGTAGTGCTGAGAATGCTTGCGAAACTCTGGCCGTGCAGTGCGAGAACATGGACAACTTAGTCGCGAAATTTGATGTGTAA
- a CDS encoding Re/Si-specific NAD(P)(+) transhydrogenase subunit alpha: MQIGVPKETLAGERRVAATPKTVEQLLKLGFDVSVESQAGVLASFDDTAFESAGATVVSRDNVWKSDLILKVNAPQVDPESGVDEFDLIKEGASLISFIWPAQNEALMEKLSSKNINVMAMDAVPRISRAQALDALSSMANIAGYRAVVEAAHEFGRFFTGQITAAGKVPPAKVLVAGAGVAGLAAIGAAGSLGAIVRAFDVRPEVKEQVQSMGAEFLEVDFQENSGSGDGYAKEMSDEFNKKAEELYAAQAKDVDIIITTALIPGRPAPKLITKAMVDSMKAGSVIVDLAAANGGNCEYTVADEVITTPNGVKIVGYTDMVGRLPTQSSQLYGTNLVNLLKLLCKEKDGNIDINFEDVVLRGVTVVKEGEITWPAPPIQVSAQPEVKPKAQPVETAKEEPASPFKKVAALAIGVGAFAWVASVAPASFLAHFTVFVLACVVGYYVVWNVSHSLHTPLMSVTNAISGIIVVGALLQIGQGSGVVTFLSFIAVLIASINIFGGFTVTKRMLEMFRKD; encoded by the coding sequence ATGCAAATTGGTGTGCCTAAAGAAACACTCGCAGGTGAAAGGCGAGTGGCTGCAACGCCGAAAACGGTAGAGCAGTTATTAAAGCTGGGATTTGATGTCTCGGTTGAGAGCCAAGCAGGGGTTCTGGCAAGTTTTGATGATACAGCTTTTGAATCAGCTGGCGCGACTGTTGTCTCTCGAGATAACGTTTGGAAAAGCGACCTGATTCTAAAAGTAAATGCTCCTCAGGTCGATCCTGAATCTGGCGTTGATGAATTTGATTTGATTAAAGAAGGTGCGAGCCTTATCAGCTTTATTTGGCCTGCACAAAATGAAGCTCTCATGGAGAAGTTATCCAGCAAAAACATCAACGTGATGGCGATGGATGCCGTACCAAGAATTTCGAGAGCGCAAGCCCTTGACGCATTAAGTTCTATGGCAAATATCGCAGGATATCGTGCAGTGGTTGAAGCCGCGCATGAATTCGGGCGCTTTTTTACCGGTCAAATTACAGCTGCTGGTAAAGTACCTCCTGCAAAAGTCCTGGTAGCTGGAGCCGGTGTGGCTGGTCTTGCAGCCATTGGTGCAGCAGGTAGCTTAGGGGCGATTGTACGCGCATTTGATGTTCGGCCAGAAGTAAAAGAGCAGGTCCAATCTATGGGGGCTGAGTTTTTAGAAGTAGATTTTCAAGAAAACTCAGGGTCTGGTGATGGCTATGCCAAAGAAATGTCCGATGAATTTAATAAAAAGGCAGAAGAGCTGTACGCTGCTCAAGCCAAAGACGTCGACATTATTATTACGACAGCTCTTATTCCTGGTCGACCGGCACCCAAACTAATTACAAAGGCAATGGTCGATAGTATGAAAGCGGGCAGTGTCATCGTCGATCTTGCTGCAGCAAATGGCGGCAACTGTGAGTACACGGTAGCCGATGAAGTGATCACCACCCCGAATGGTGTAAAAATTGTGGGTTATACCGATATGGTTGGTCGACTCCCCACTCAATCCTCACAGCTTTACGGAACCAACCTCGTCAACCTTCTAAAACTGCTATGTAAAGAGAAAGACGGTAACATCGACATCAATTTCGAAGATGTCGTCTTAAGAGGGGTTACAGTAGTCAAAGAGGGTGAAATCACTTGGCCCGCACCTCCAATACAAGTATCCGCTCAACCAGAAGTAAAACCCAAAGCTCAACCCGTTGAAACTGCTAAAGAAGAACCTGCTTCACCTTTCAAAAAGGTAGCGGCGCTGGCTATAGGGGTAGGTGCGTTTGCTTGGGTTGCCTCTGTCGCTCCAGCTTCGTTCCTTGCTCACTTTACGGTATTCGTCTTGGCCTGTGTTGTCGGCTATTACGTCGTTTGGAATGTCTCGCATTCACTTCATACTCCGCTGATGTCTGTTACCAACGCCATCTCTGGAATCATCGTTGTGGGAGCTTTATTGCAAATAGGACAAGGGAGTGGGGTCGTTACCTTCTTGTCTTTTATCGCCGTTCTAATTGCAAGCATTAATATATTTGGTGGTTTTACCGTCACCAAACGTATGCTTGAAATGTTCCGTAAAGACTAA
- the pntB gene encoding Re/Si-specific NAD(P)(+) transhydrogenase subunit beta → MSAGLVQAAYIVAAILFIMSLAGLSKQESARAGNYYGIAGMAIALIATIFGPDTSGVVWIILAMVIGGGIGIHYAKKVEMTEMPELVAILHSFVGMAAVLVGYNSYIDPPAIAVTDVDAHAKHVIHMVEVFLGVFIGAVTFTGSVVAFGKLRGVINSSALNLPHKHKLNLAALVVSAYLLVHFVEADGSMFALILMTLIAFVFGYHLVASIGGADMPVVVSMLNSYSGWAAAAAGFMLANDLLIVTGALVGSSGAILSYIMCKAMNRSFISVIAGGFGQEVSVSSGDEEHGEHTETSAEEVAEMLKNSKSVIITPGYGMAVAQAQYPVHEITEKLRAHGVEVRFGIHPVAGRLPGHMNVLLAEAKVPYDIVLEMDEINDDFPETDTVLVIGANDTVNPAAQEDPNSPIAGMPVLEVWNSQNVIVFKRSMNTGYAGVQNPLFFKENTQMLFGDAKESCVKISAHL, encoded by the coding sequence ATGTCTGCAGGATTAGTACAAGCCGCATACATTGTCGCCGCAATACTCTTTATCATGAGTTTAGCGGGGCTATCTAAGCAAGAATCTGCGCGAGCAGGTAACTATTACGGCATCGCTGGTATGGCAATTGCCCTTATCGCAACCATTTTTGGACCCGATACATCTGGCGTAGTGTGGATCATTCTTGCAATGGTTATTGGTGGCGGTATTGGTATTCATTACGCTAAAAAGGTCGAAATGACCGAAATGCCTGAACTCGTAGCCATTTTGCATAGCTTTGTTGGTATGGCCGCTGTTTTAGTTGGCTACAATAGCTACATCGATCCACCGGCTATCGCGGTAACAGATGTTGATGCACATGCTAAACACGTCATCCACATGGTTGAAGTGTTTTTAGGCGTCTTCATAGGTGCGGTTACATTTACAGGATCGGTAGTAGCGTTTGGTAAGCTAAGAGGGGTTATAAATTCGTCCGCATTGAATTTACCTCATAAGCACAAATTGAACTTAGCTGCGTTAGTTGTATCAGCCTATCTATTGGTGCATTTTGTCGAAGCTGATGGAAGCATGTTCGCACTCATTTTAATGACGCTCATTGCTTTTGTATTTGGCTATCATCTCGTGGCATCGATTGGTGGCGCCGATATGCCGGTTGTTGTTTCCATGCTCAACTCATACTCTGGTTGGGCGGCGGCCGCAGCTGGTTTCATGCTAGCAAACGACCTCCTAATCGTAACCGGTGCACTTGTTGGCTCTTCAGGCGCTATCCTTTCATACATCATGTGTAAGGCTATGAATCGCTCTTTTATTAGTGTTATTGCGGGTGGATTTGGTCAGGAAGTTTCGGTGTCTAGCGGTGATGAAGAACATGGAGAGCATACTGAAACATCGGCTGAAGAAGTCGCGGAAATGCTGAAAAACTCTAAGTCAGTGATTATCACTCCAGGATATGGAATGGCAGTAGCGCAAGCTCAATACCCAGTACATGAAATTACTGAAAAGTTGCGAGCTCATGGCGTCGAAGTTCGATTTGGCATACACCCCGTAGCGGGTCGATTACCAGGCCATATGAACGTATTGTTAGCAGAAGCTAAAGTGCCATATGACATTGTTCTTGAAATGGATGAGATTAACGACGATTTCCCAGAAACCGACACTGTTTTGGTTATTGGTGCGAACGATACGGTAAACCCTGCCGCGCAGGAGGATCCAAATAGCCCAATCGCTGGAATGCCAGTACTTGAAGTCTGGAATTCCCAAAACGTTATCGTGTTCAAGCGTTCGATGAATACGGGTTATGCTGGTGTACAAAACCCACTATTCTTCAAAGAGAATACTCAGATGCTCTTTGGGGATGCGAAAGAGTCTTGTGTAAAAATATCTGCCCATTTGTAA
- a CDS encoding DUF3069 domain-containing protein, with protein sequence MSNENETPQQKVDLTTVSAELRQVIEFDNVPEEMHLMVTSIHEVSEEAVRESWDVLPASAQNVLDNFEQFHALVSVSQAFAGLNVMEEFPTIKLPEDMSEQDKEEYRASLLDQVLHNCVKDMVKQLKKARRDAILKRDFNQVFLK encoded by the coding sequence ATGTCAAACGAAAACGAAACCCCACAACAAAAAGTCGACCTTACGACCGTATCAGCTGAATTGCGCCAAGTTATTGAGTTTGACAATGTTCCTGAAGAAATGCACTTGATGGTAACGTCGATTCACGAAGTTTCTGAAGAGGCAGTTAGAGAATCATGGGATGTGTTACCAGCTAGTGCTCAGAATGTGTTAGACAACTTTGAGCAATTCCATGCGCTAGTTTCTGTAAGCCAAGCATTTGCTGGCTTAAATGTAATGGAAGAATTCCCTACCATAAAACTTCCCGAAGATATGTCAGAGCAAGATAAAGAAGAGTACCGAGCTTCTTTATTAGACCAAGTTTTACACAATTGTGTGAAGGACATGGTGAAACAACTGAAAAAAGCGAGAAGAGATGCCATCCTGAAACGTGATTTCAATCAGGTATTTCTAAAGTAA
- a CDS encoding cold-shock protein gives MSQKVNGTVKWFNQDKGFGFITPETGGKDVFVHFSAIQGTGRRNLEDGQKVSFVVTDGQKGPQAEDVNAI, from the coding sequence ATGAGTCAAAAAGTCAATGGCACGGTAAAGTGGTTTAACCAAGATAAAGGTTTCGGATTTATCACTCCTGAAACAGGTGGTAAAGACGTATTTGTTCATTTTTCTGCAATTCAAGGGACGGGGCGCCGTAACCTAGAAGATGGTCAGAAAGTATCGTTTGTTGTTACAGACGGACAAAAAGGACCACAAGCCGAAGACGTCAATGCCATCTGA
- a CDS encoding HlyU family transcriptional regulator, whose protein sequence is MGLFSRLFGGSKEAVVQEAEPVEYNGYLIYQEPKPEGGQYRIAGRITKTFESGETKTHTFIRSDVLATESDANEFMLKKAQMFIDQMGDNIFN, encoded by the coding sequence GTGGGACTCTTTTCTCGTTTATTTGGTGGTTCAAAAGAAGCCGTCGTACAAGAAGCAGAACCTGTTGAGTATAATGGTTATCTGATTTACCAAGAACCAAAACCTGAAGGCGGTCAGTATCGTATAGCCGGGCGAATAACTAAAACCTTTGAATCAGGCGAAACCAAAACACATACATTTATTCGATCTGACGTTTTAGCAACTGAATCCGATGCAAATGAGTTCATGCTAAAAAAGGCGCAGATGTTTATTGACCAAATGGGCGATAATATTTTCAACTAA
- a CDS encoding GGDEF domain-containing response regulator, producing MKSPNTSMRVLLVDDLQFERMQLAIRLKQLGHVVEVVESGERALDVYSSFDPELVLLDINMPDMDGFEVAKEIRARDDDWVPIIFLSSHEEPETIAKAIETGGDDYLVKPVNKVVLGAKMNAMQRIAQMRRELKLVSSQLEQVNIHLQQQANEDGLTQVYNRRYVDKELRDMVSWHGRHQLPLTVILLDVDHFKAYNDHYGHIEGDACLQQIASTLDQCFARSGELVGRYGGEEFVVIVSNANAEDALKQAIRVQKSIHSLSIPHSKSSTNDIVTLSQGVYSFIPTGRESAEDVYGAADVLLYKAKAEGRDRYVTN from the coding sequence ATGAAATCTCCGAATACGTCAATGAGGGTTTTACTTGTCGATGACCTGCAATTTGAGCGCATGCAACTTGCGATTCGCCTTAAGCAGCTTGGTCATGTTGTAGAGGTTGTTGAGAGTGGAGAGCGAGCACTTGATGTCTATTCATCATTTGATCCTGAATTAGTTTTACTTGATATCAATATGCCTGATATGGATGGATTTGAAGTCGCTAAAGAGATTCGAGCTCGCGACGATGACTGGGTTCCCATTATATTTCTAAGTAGCCACGAAGAGCCTGAAACCATTGCGAAAGCTATTGAAACAGGTGGTGACGACTATTTGGTAAAGCCTGTAAATAAGGTTGTACTTGGTGCAAAGATGAATGCCATGCAGCGTATTGCCCAAATGCGTAGAGAGCTAAAACTGGTTTCATCTCAATTAGAACAAGTAAACATACACCTCCAACAGCAAGCAAATGAGGATGGTCTTACACAAGTTTACAACAGGCGGTATGTCGATAAAGAATTGAGAGACATGGTATCTTGGCATGGTAGGCACCAGCTACCGCTAACTGTCATACTTCTAGATGTTGATCACTTTAAAGCCTATAACGATCATTATGGTCATATAGAAGGGGATGCTTGCCTACAACAAATAGCATCCACATTAGACCAATGTTTTGCTCGCTCCGGAGAATTGGTCGGTCGATATGGTGGTGAGGAGTTTGTTGTTATTGTGAGCAATGCAAATGCCGAAGATGCGCTAAAACAGGCTATTCGTGTACAAAAGTCTATTCATTCGTTAAGCATTCCGCATTCCAAGTCTTCTACCAATGATATTGTGACACTGTCACAGGGTGTTTACTCTTTTATTCCCACCGGTCGTGAAAGCGCTGAAGACGTTTATGGTGCTGCTGACGTTTTGCTCTATAAGGCGAAAGCAGAAGGTCGTGATAGATACGTCACAAACTGA